Proteins from a single region of Urocitellus parryii isolate mUroPar1 chromosome 4, mUroPar1.hap1, whole genome shotgun sequence:
- the LOC144254176 gene encoding oocyte-secreted protein 4A-like, protein MKLSGVLGGLLMLFVSVKGLADLTVTCSASWLLVKVRRTPIINDVQPQSNELFLGYGCPVNIVEEDFFQFLYLLAFCGIRVHEYPLAILIESSITYDPVHLDFIGQIPITCYIQRKFPINLVMKTRGNSSRESRRPVGQKCFLSCEVEHLEVLPRTLSR, encoded by the exons ATGAAGCTCTCAGGCGTGCTAGGAGGGCTTCTTATGCTTTTTGTGTCCGTTAAGGGTCTTGCTGATT TGACTGTCACCtgttctgcttcctggctcctgGTCAAAGTGAGACGAACACCTATCATAAATGACGTGCAACCTCAGTCAAATGAGCTCTTCCTTGGGTATGGCTGCCCTGTGAACATAGTGGAGGAGGACTTCTTCCAGTTCCTTTATCTTCTAGCTTTTTGTGGCATCAGGGTTCAT GAATACCCATTAGCAATCCTCATTGAAAGTTCAATCACATATGATCCGGTGCATTTAGATTTCATTGGCCAAATCCCAATAACATGCTACATTCAAAG aaAGTTTCCAATAAATTTGGTGATGAAAACGCGAGGTAATAGTAGTCGTGAATCCAGAAGGCCAGTGGGACAGAAATGCTTCCTGTCATGTGAAGTCGAACACCTGGAAGTCCTCCCGAGAACATTATCTAGGTGA